The Deinococcus depolymerans genome contains the following window.
GTTCACGCCGGCCACGCCGCCCACCGACCGCACGAGGTCGGCCACGCCGCTCGTCCGGCCGGCCGGGGCGCTCACCACCCGCGGCTGGTACAGCGCCGGATCGAAGCTCAGCAGGTGCAGCCGCCCCTGCTGCCGGTACGTGACACCGTCCGGCAGGGCGTCCGGGTTGATGGGTGGCGGGACGCTGGTGTCGGTGTAGGTGGTCGTATCGATGACGACGCGCGCCGGGTTGTCCAGCGTGAAGAGCTCGCTGCGGCCCCCGCCGGTGCCCAGGTGAACGGCCGCGCCGGTCGCGGTGGGCTGCACCGTCAACTGATCGCCGGACTCCAGTTTCTGCGTGACCGGGCTGGCACTCACGCCGGGCAGCGTGACGAGCAACCCGGCAGCTTCCCGCGTCACCGTGAAGGGCGTGAGCCGGGCGTCCGCCACGCCGAGTTCCAGCACGACGCGCTGCACCTCGACCGTGCGGTGCAGCGTGCGGCTCACGCGGACCGTGCCGAGGGTCGCGACCGGCGTGAAGGCCGGAGTATTCGGGGCCGTGGGAGCCGGCAGGGTGGGCGTGGCGGGGGTGGTTGCGGCCGGGGTGGGCGTTCCCACGCCCCCCGCGACGGCCGGGGAGGGCGGCAGGGTCTCCGACGGGACCTGCGCCGGCAGCGCGAAGTCCAGCAGGTCCGGGGCGTCCGCCGTGACGGTCACGCCCAGCGCCGTCAGCGCCTGCAGCGGCACGAACAGGCTGCCGCCCGCCAGTTCCGGGACGGGCAGCCGGGTGCTCAGCGTGAAGCCCACCGCCCGCCACCCGGTCTGGGGCGAGAACCGCAGTTCCCGTGTCAGCTGGTTGCGGGTCAGTTGCAGGCGCAGGTCCTGCGGGTCGTTGCGGACCGCCACGCCCAGGCGCGGGAGGGTCCACACGGCGAGCGCCTCGCCGCCCGCGAACTGCCGGGAATCCAGCGCGGCGCTCTGCCGCACCCCACCAATCGCAACCGGGCGGGCCGACGCCGCCCCGCCCAGCGTGCCGCCCAGCAGGGCGCTCAGCAGCAGCAGGCGCGGACCCCGACCGGCCTGCCAGGGGAACGGCCGTGCTGAACGACGAAAAAGAACGGAACGGCGCAGACTCACGCGGGCGAGTGTAACGCCGCGGGGCGGGGCGGCGGGTGAGCGGCCCGTCAGGTTCCGGTGCGGCCGGGCCGTCCGGCGCGGAGTTTCTCACGCGGCCCCGCAGGTCCGTCAGGCTCTTGTGTGAAAGGCTTCCTATACTGACGTCCTATGATTGAACCTTCACTGGCGCTGTACGGCGACGCCTTCGAGCGCGTGGATCAACTGATTCAGGACCTGCTGGAAACCACGGGCGTCCGCTACGGCCTGCTGGTCGACCGTAAGGGTTTCGTCCTGTCGCACAAGGAGGCGCTGTGGGCGCCGCGTCCGCCCGCGCTGGACAGCGTCGCCACGCTGGTCGCCAGCAACGCCGCCGCGACCGCCGCGCTGGCGAACATGCTGGGCGAACGCACCTTCAGCGAACAGATCCACCAGGGCGAGAACGGCACCCTGTACGTCGAATCGGTCGGTACCGACTCGCTGCTCACGCTGATCTTCGACGCCAGCGTCCCGCTGGGCAAGGTGAAGGTGTACGCCAAGAAGAGCATTACGCAGATCGCCGCGATCCTCGAGGAACTCAAGGACATCCCCCCGGTGCAGCTCGGTGAGGACTTCAGTCAGGGCGCGAACGCGCTGCTCGACGATCTGCTCGGCTGACCCCCGCGTTCCTTCCACCTGAGGCTGAACCACCTGCGCCCCCCACCCTGACCCGGCGTCACAGGAGAATCCGTCCATGAGCACCATCAACTTCGCTGCCCGCGAAATCAACTGCAAGATCGTGTACTACGGCCCCGGCATGAGCGGCAAGACCACCAACCTCAAGCACGTCTTCTCCAAGGTGCCCGGCCACCTGCGCGGCGAGATGGTCTCGCTGGCCACCGAGGACGAACGCACGCTGTTCTTCGACTTCCTGCCCCTGGACCTGGGCACCGTGCAGGGCTTCAAGACCCGCTTCCACCTGTACACCGTGCCGGGGCAGGTGTTCTACAACGCCAGCCGCAAACTGATCCTGCGTGGCGTGGACGGCATCGTGTTCGTCGCCGACAGCGCCC
Protein-coding sequences here:
- a CDS encoding roadblock/LC7 domain-containing protein, whose amino-acid sequence is MIEPSLALYGDAFERVDQLIQDLLETTGVRYGLLVDRKGFVLSHKEALWAPRPPALDSVATLVASNAAATAALANMLGERTFSEQIHQGENGTLYVESVGTDSLLTLIFDASVPLGKVKVYAKKSITQIAAILEELKDIPPVQLGEDFSQGANALLDDLLG
- a CDS encoding phosphodiester glycosidase family protein, which codes for MLLLSALLGGTLGGAASARPVAIGGVRQSAALDSRQFAGGEALAVWTLPRLGVAVRNDPQDLRLQLTRNQLTRELRFSPQTGWRAVGFTLSTRLPVPELAGGSLFVPLQALTALGVTVTADAPDLLDFALPAQVPSETLPPSPAVAGGVGTPTPAATTPATPTLPAPTAPNTPAFTPVATLGTVRVSRTLHRTVEVQRVVLELGVADARLTPFTVTREAAGLLVTLPGVSASPVTQKLESGDQLTVQPTATGAAVHLGTGGGRSELFTLDNPARVVIDTTTYTDTSVPPPINPDALPDGVTYRQQGRLHLLSFDPALYQPRVVSAPAGRTSGVADLVRSVGGVAGVNGGYFDPASSLPVDLVATGGLMTAGSLERRATLGFTAQGDTLFGYPRPRYVLSGADAGGAAYSVTVNSVRAKAAPDLLTAFVGDGRSSVGADGLTTLYAAPGRGTVLRALSGPVTPPPGTLSFTFDPARYPQLPRSAGSPLTVSLNWRAADAPWDGAVDALSAGPLLLQGGKVVLDPAREGFNTSASIWRPTRQVAFGTLGGKPTIAFLEHGSPETFAAALAGAGLRDAVRLDSGSSATAYVTGGYADLGGYLNTVWSRSVPNALVLVPRPGTTAAKK
- a CDS encoding GTP-binding protein, whose product is MSTINFAAREINCKIVYYGPGMSGKTTNLKHVFSKVPGHLRGEMVSLATEDERTLFFDFLPLDLGTVQGFKTRFHLYTVPGQVFYNASRKLILRGVDGIVFVADSAPNRLRANAESMRNLRENLQEHGIDVRDVPIVLQVNKRDLPDALPTDMIRSVIDPKGELQMFEAMSDKGVGVFETLKTVSRLVLERLSQNK